GGGCTAAATCGAGTTTTGACCATAGGGATGGGTTGAATTCTCGATTTTCCGGAACGAGGCTTTCGAAAGTTTCACTGGAGAAATAAAGTTTATAAGTATTATCTTTAATAGCAGGAGGCTCATCTTGGGCCACCGTTGGCGCACTGTCTGGGACACCTGTGGGATAAGCTTTGAAGTAATTCTCCACCCCGTTTCCGATTGCCTCGGCTACCTGGCTGCGGTAATCCTCGGATTGTAATAATTTTCGTTCTTTGGAATTGGAAATAAAACCGACTTCAACAATATTAGCGGGGATTTCTGTTTGGTTAAGTAAATAGTAATCCCCTGCTTTGGCTTTGCGCTTATTGTCCGGCTGAACCAGGGCAAGCTGTTCCTGAATAATTTCTGCCAGAGCTTTTCCTGCCGGAGACTTTAGATGATAGTAGGTTTCCATTCCATATGAATTTCGTTTGGGAAAGCTGTTGGCGTGAATGCTGATAAATATATCGGCATTGTTTTCGGCTGCGATTCTAATTCGATTGTTTAATTCAGCTCGCTTAGCCATTCGGCCTTTGACAAATCCCGGCTGAAAAAAATCTTTGTCTGTCTCCCGGGTGAGAATCACCCGGCATCCTTTTACTGCTAAGACTTTACTTAAGCGCAAAGAAATATCTAAATTGATGTCCTTTTCTTTAAGTCCTGAACTCTGTGCCCCAGGATCAGCGCCTCCATGACCGGGGTCAATAACAATCACTTTATCCTTTAAACCAGAAGAGAATACAGAGGTCATTTTCAATGAGTAGGCTCCAAGCAGCAGAAACAGTGTGATAATGGCTCCTAAAACATAGGACTTGCGGATAAACAGGATCATTGGCCTTTCAAACATTATGGCTGTCCACTCCTTTCACAAGAGTCATCCCCATAATGTATATTGTAAGAATGTGTTTCGTAAACATAAATTGAGAAAAGTTTTCGTTTAATCTCTGAGAGGAGGAGTTGACTTGGGCTTGGTTATCCTTTCTGTCATTTTGTTTAATATCCCGTTTGGGTATTGGAGAGGGTATGTGCGAAAATTCTCAGGTCATTGGTTTTTGTCCATCCATTTACCGGTTCCTGTTATTGCCTGCCTTCGTTTGAGTTTAGGTTTAGGATGGGATTTAAGAACTTTTCTCATGTTTGTTGCAGCCTATGGCACAGGACAATGGTTAGGAGTTAAGTGGCATCGTCACTGGAGAAAAATCATGCGTGTAAGTGGTTGTTTATTCAGGGATATCCTGTGGAGTCGTTGGATTATTTTAATTTCTCGTTCATAGTTGTAACACTTTAGTTTGAATTACATATATTAGGGATATGTAAAGAGACATTACTTAAGATTGATAAGGTTTTTATGAAGTTTGCGCATATTTAGTTTAAAAATGTGAAATACTAGTTGACATCATGTTGGGATAATGCTATTATAACTGAGCGCCACAAAATGGCGAAATGATTTGCAAGAGGGAATTGTTCTCAAATTGTAAATCGAAAAAATAGTATTGACAACGAAAGTTGAAAATGCTAAGATATAGTTCCGGCCCAAACGAGGGCGAAAACAAAATGGTCTTTGGTCTTTGAAAACTAAACAACAAGGACAGCCAATGAGAGAGACTCGCAAGAGTTTCGAAATAAATCATGAGTCAATCATCTTCTTTAAAGAAGTTTGAGATAACTTTTTTTGGAGAGTTTGATCCTGGCTCAGGACGAACGCTGGCGGCGTGCCTAACACATGCAAGTCGAACGGAGAATTGAATAAGCTTGCTTAGACAATTCTTAGTGGCGGACGGGTGAGTAACGCGTGGGTAACCTGCCCATAAAGCCGGGACAACCCTTGGAAACGAGGGCTAATACCGGATAATCTTAAGCCTTGGCATCAAGGTATAAGGAAAGATGGCCTCTGAAGATGCTATCGATTATGGATGGACCCGCGTCTGATTAGCTAGTTGGTGGGGTAAAGGCCTACCAAGGCGACGATCAGTAGCCGGCCTGAGAGGGTGAACGGCCACACTGGGACTGAGACACGGCCCAGACTCCTACGGGAGGCAGCAGTGGGGAATCTTCCGCAATGGACGAAAGTCTGACGGAGCAACGCCGCGTGTATGATGAAGGTCTTCGGATTGTAAAGTACTGTCATTGGGGAAGAACGGTCTTTTTGAAAATATTGAGGAGACATGACGGTACCCAAGGAGGAAGCCCCGGCTAACTACGTGCCAGCAGCCGCGGTAATACGTAGGGGGCGAGCGTTGTCCGGAATTATTGGGCGTAAAGGGCGCGTAGGCGGATGCTTAAGTCCGGTGTGAAAGATCAGGGCTCAACCCTGAGAGTGCATCGGAAACTGGGTATCTTGAGGACAGGAGAGGAAAGTGGAATTCCACGTGTAGCGGTGAAATGCGTAGATATGTGGAGGAACACCAGTGGCGAAGGCGACTTTCTGGACTGTAACTGACGCTGAGGCGCGAAAGCGTGGGGAGCAAACAGGATTAGATACCCTGGTAGTCCACGCCGTAAACGATGAGTGCTAGGTGTAGAGGGTATCGACCCCTTCTGTGCCGCAGTTAACACAATAAGCACTCCGCCTGGGGAGTACGGCCGCAAGGTTGAAACTCAAAGGAATTGACGGGGGCCCGCACAAGCGGTGGAGCATGTGGTTTAATTCGACGCAACGCGAAGAACCTTACCAGGGCTTGACATCCACAGAACTCCGTGGAAACATGGAGGTGCCCTTCGGGGAGCTGTGAGACAGGTGGTGCATGGTTGTCGTCAGCTCGTGTCGTGAGATGTTGGGTTAAGTCCCGCAACGAGCGCAACCCCTGTATTTAGTTGCTAACGAGTAAGGTCGAGCACTCTAGATAGACTGCCGGTGACAAACCGGAGGAAGGTGGGGATGACGTCAAATCATCATGCCCCTTATGTCCTGGGCTACACACGTGCTACAATGGCCGGTACAGACGGAAGCGAAGCCGCGAGGTGAAGCCAATCCGAGAAAGCCGGTCTCAGTTCGGATTGCAGGCTGCAACTCGCCTGCATGAAGTCGGAATCGCTAGTAATCGCAGGTCAGCATACTGCGGTGAATACGTTCCCGGGCCTTGTACACACCGCCCGTCACACCACGAAAGTCTGCAACACCCGAAGCCGGTGGGGTAACCCGTAAGGGAGCTAGCCGTCGAAGGTGGGGCCGATGATTGGGGTGAAGTCGTAACAAGGTAGCCGTATCGGAAGGTGCGGCTGGATCACCTCCTTTCTAAGGAGAACGGTTTAAGGTCTAGGCTTTAAACGAACATCCTATTGGTCGGTGCTTTCGAAGAACGAAGCTGAGAAGCTTGGTTTGGAGAAAGATCAATAAGAGTCGTAAGACTCAAGCCGAGGGATCGGCAACTCATTGGATTGAAGCTGTTGTTTAGTTTTGAGAGACCAGGAATGGTTTCTTTACAATGTGGGGGTATAGCTCAGCTGGGAGAGCGCTTGAATGGCATTCAAGAGGTCAGCGGTTCGATCCCGCTTACCTCCACCAATTTATATGTTCTTTGGTCTTGTTCTTTGAAAACTGCATAGAGAAAAGTAAATGCGAGTAAAGTCGAGAATTCACAACGAAAGGTCTGGTAACACAGACGTTTCGAATAAACCTAAAAGTAGCAAGAGTAGGTCAAGCTACTAAGGGCGTACGGTGGATGCCTAGGCGCTAAGAGTCGAAGAAGGGCGCGGTTAACAGCGAAATGCCACGGGGAATCGTAAGCAGGTATTGATCCGTGGATACCCGAATGGGGCAACCCAACCGGAGTCATGTCCGGTTATCATTAGCTGAATCCATAGGTTAATGAAGACAACCCGGGGAACTGAAACATCTAAGTACCCGGAGGAAAAGAAAGAATCATCGATTCCCTAAGTAGCGGCGAGCGAACGGGGAAGAGCCCAAACCAGTCCCCTTGGGGGCTGGGGTTGTAGGACCCTCTTTTAAGAATGGATTTCTAGTCGAACAGATCTGGAAAGGTCGAGCAAAGAAGGTAACACTCCTGTAGACGAAAGGAAAACATTCTGTGAGGGAATCCTGAGTACCGCGGGACACGTGAAACCCCGTGGGAAGCAGGGAGGACCACCTCCCAAGGCTAAATACTACTTAGCGACCGATAGCGAACCAGTACCGTGAGGGAAAGGTGAAAAGCACCTCGGAAGAGGAGTGAAAAAGAACCTGAAACCGTGCGCTTACAAGCAGTCACAGCACGTAAGGTGTAGTGGCGTGCCTTTTGTAGAATGAACCGGCGAGTTACGGTATGTAGCGAGGTTAAGACGGGAAGTCGGAGCCGAAGCGAAAGCGAGTCTGAAAAGGGCGAAGAGTTACATGCTGTAGACCCGAAACCGTGTGATCTACCCATGGCCAGGGTGAAGGTGGGGTAAAACCCACTGGAGGCCCGAACTCACTGTCGTTGAAAAGGCAGGGGATGAGCTGTGGGTAGGGGTGAAATGCCAATCGAACACGGAGATAGCTGGTTCTCCCCGAAATAGCTTTAGGGCTAGCCTCAATTGATGAATGACGGCGGTAGAGCACTGAATAGGCTAGGGGCCTTACCAGGTTACCGAACCTTATCAAACTCCGAATGCCGTTATGTTTAGATTGGGAGTCAGACTGTGGGTGATAAGATTCATAGTCAAAAGGGAAACAGCCCAGACCATCAGCTAAGGTCCCCAAGTATACACTAAGTGGGAAAGGATGTGGAATTGCTCAGACAACCAGGATGTTGGCTCAGAAGCAGCCACCATTTAAAGAGTGCGTAATAGCTCACTGGT
This Desulfosporosinus orientis DSM 765 DNA region includes the following protein-coding sequences:
- a CDS encoding N-acetylmuramoyl-L-alanine amidase, whose protein sequence is MFERPMILFIRKSYVLGAIITLFLLLGAYSLKMTSVFSSGLKDKVIVIDPGHGGADPGAQSSGLKEKDINLDISLRLSKVLAVKGCRVILTRETDKDFFQPGFVKGRMAKRAELNNRIRIAAENNADIFISIHANSFPKRNSYGMETYYHLKSPAGKALAEIIQEQLALVQPDNKRKAKAGDYYLLNQTEIPANIVEVGFISNSKERKLLQSEDYRSQVAEAIGNGVENYFKAYPTGVPDSAPTVAQDEPPAIKDNTYKLYFSSETFESLVPENREFNPSLWSKLDLAQKASLIMSELIQGPLSSKLNPTIAPTTKILSITTQNGVATIDFSKDIRDDFLGGALGEELTLRSIVWSMTQIPGISKVRILVNGEFGDSIGGHIFLDRTFSPQLGV